The Vibrio bathopelagicus genomic sequence CTGAAATTCTACCCCCCTCTACAGCACTCTAGTTCACCAGTTTCAAATGCAGTTCCGAGGTTGAGCCCCGGGCTTTCACATCTGACTTAATGAACCACCTGCATGCGCTTTACGCCCAGTAATTCCGATTAACGCTCGCACCCTCCGTATTACCGCGGCTGCTGGCACGGAGTTAGCCGGTGCTTCTTCTGTTGCTAACGTCAAGAGATAGCGCTATTAACACTACCCCCTTCCTCACAACTGAAAGTACTTTACAACCCGAAGGCCTTCTTCATACACGCGGCATGGCTGCATCAGGCTTTCGCCCATTGTGCAATATTCCCCACTGCTGCCTCCCGTAGGAGTCTGGACCGTGTCTCAGTTCCAGTGTGGCTGATCATCCTCTCAGACCAGCTAGGGATCGTCGCCTTGGTGAGCCATTACCTCACCAACTAGCTAATCCCACCTAGGCATATCTTGACGCGAGAGGTCCGAAGATCCCCCTCTTTGGCCCGTAGGCATTATGCGGTATTAGCCATCGTTTCCAATGGTTATCCCCCACATCAAGGCAATTTCCTAGGCATTACTCACCCGTCCGCCGCTCGACGCCCATTAACGCACCCGAAGGATTGTTAGTGTCGTTTCCGCTCGACTTGCATGTGTTAGGCCTGCCGCCAGCGTTCAATCTGAGCCATGATCAAACTCTTCAATTTAAGATTTTGTGACTCAACGAATACTGACTTCAAAACTACTATGTAATTTTAAAGCTATTACCATTCCAACAGAATGGTAATGAATTGACTGTGCCAAATAACCGAAGTTATTCGTATTGGTCACTCAGTTCATTGAAATCAATTTTGATTCCGAAGAATCTGTTTTATCTAACGATAAAACGTTTTGATATTCATCAACGAGTGCCCACACAGATTGATAGGTTTAAATTGTTAAAGAGCTTCACTTGTTGAGCGTCCCTTTTAAATAAGGAGCCTCTCGAAGTGGACGGCCATTCTAGCGTTTTAATTCTCAGTGTCAAACACTTATTGAGAATTAATTCCTACTTTTTAAAAGTAGGAGCGATTAATCGCTTTAAGCTAGTTGCCTTACTAACATTCTGCGCTGAAGCCTTGTGGCGTCTGCCGTGTCAGTGAGGCGGCATTATAGAGATGCCGCTCATATTGGCAAGCATTAAATACGTTTTTTATTGAAAAAAGAGGTTAAGCGAAGACATTTCAACCAAGGGCTTATTTATACCACTTTCAACCCAAGTTTCGAACAAATTACCCACAACACCCTGTGGATAACTACTCGCCATTATCAAAAAAATAAGATAAACGAGCCCTAGGGTTTAGATATTCTCTAACTTGTTCCGGTAATTTGCTTGGATGAACGGCATTGACAATTTTTATCTCTTTAGTAAAGAGGTCAATGATCGGGGCTTGGGTTCTTGGGACGCTAGGATCATAGATCAGTACATTCGGGTAAAGCATGTGTTTGGCATTAACTGAAATCACGATTCCAATTGATTCATTTGAAAGCTGCACGACAGTACCCGGTGGATACACTCCCATAAACTTAACTAACAGACTCAAGTTGTCCTGACTATATAGATGTTTGCAGTTCTTATATAAATGAGAGAGTGCTAAGTAAGGAATCTTTTGTTGGGATTGCGTTTTACCATGGCAAAGGTTATCGAATGCATTAGCTACTGCAACTATCTTTGCAAACTCATCAATCTCTTGCTCTTTTAGGCCTTCGGGATAACCAGAACCATCATTCATCTCATGATGTTGAGCAATCACCTTTTTAGCACTGTCAGGAAAGTCATCAATTCCTGAGACAATATCTGCACCATATTTGGTGTGAAGCTTTAGATAGTTCTCTTCTGGTACCGTCAGTGCGCTCTGCTTTCTTAATATCGCAACTGGTATTTTGATTTTGCCTACATCGTGGAACAACGCGGCAAATGAAAGATCTTTCAACTGTTGCGTATTGTAGCCTTTGGCTTTACCTATCATTAGCGCAACAACAGAGACATTTAATGTATGAAAATAGATGTCTTCAAAGTCAGCTTTTGCATTCATGAGATGCAAGGTTACGTTATCGTCACTCACTAGCGTTTCAACAATATCATCAACAAGAGCCTTAACCTCCCCTACTGCATCTAAGGGGCGATTACGGATTTTGGTCATCACTGAACGCATTCGAGCAAGCGAACGTTCGAACTCTTTCTCGCAATGACTCACCCTACGACGGTAAGAGCTTAGAGTTTCGATACGTTCATGCTTATCTTTCCACATTCTTTCCGCTTCAAGACTTACCTGTAAATCAGTATCAAGATCTTGTCCACTCACATGGTTAGCGGGTAAAGGTGATGTATCACTTTGGTTCGGGTTTATATAGACGTGCTTAATCCCAAGGTGTCGAATGACCTTTACTTGAGCATCATCTTTGATTTTAAAGCTATTGAGTAGAAATGGGTGTTCATTCCATTTTACTGGGAGTCGTATATGTAGACCGGGCTGAATGCGATCTACGGTAATCTTTATGCTGCCCATTTTTATATATAATATTGATTATTAATCTCTATTTATAATTCTAATAAAACCAAGCAGCAATTTCACTATCCAATTTCACAGGTTCAACTTAAAGAATCACAATGCACCATCCAACGTATACCGAACTTGTCTTCGACTTTGCCAAACCGGGCGCCCCAAAAAGTATCCGCTAGCGGTGTCATTATACGCCCGCCTTGCTTAAGCTTTTCAAAGATGTGTTCCTGAGTCGCGGTATCTTCGGTAACAAGCGAGAGTGCCAGGTTGTTACCTTCGAGTTCCTTGGCTTTAACACCATCAGACATCATGAGCTTCATACCGAACGCTTCGAACTCAGCATGCATAATCCAATCAGGTTGAGCTCCCTCTATTACTTGTGGCGCATCACTAAAAAGTTGTTTCGATAAAACCACACCGCCAAAACACTTATGGTAAAAATCCAACGCTTCATTACAACGGCCATCAAAAAACAAATAAGGGGTTACTGTCAGCATATCTCTCTCCTCTGCTATTTCTTTAAACATAGACAATAGAAGACAGAATGATAGGTAACATTCTGATTTAAGATGATTAATTTACTAGGAATTTGAATTACGAAAGGAAACGGTGAGATTTAGGGATGAAGCATAAAGATCTGACTGATTAATGAAGCCTTCCTGCCGCCACCACGAAGGCAACACTTCCTACTCTCCAGATACAACAAAGCCCCGACTTGAGTCGAGGCTTTGTCATTTAAATATGGTACCGGTAGGTGACTTGGCTGGGCTTGCATCCAAGCCGACACGCTAGGTTAGGAATTCACAAACGTCCAAAACGACGAAAGGTCGCTATAATAGCGACCTTTCTGTGTTTGGGGGCGGTTAGGCGGAGTGATTGGACAGACACTCCTGCCGCTACCACGAAGGCAACATTTCCTGCTCTCCAGATACAACAAAGCCCCGACATGAGTCGAGGCTTTATCATTTAAATATGGTACCGGTAGGCGGACTTGAACCGCCACGCCCGAAGGCAACGGATTTTGAATCCGTCGTGTATACCAATTTCACCATACCGGCATTATCTTGGGGCATTATCTTGGGGCATTGCCCTTTCGATGTCTGGCATTATACGTATGCGAACTGATGTGGCAAGTATAAAAACTTGAATTCATGTGTGTTTGCCGATAATTTCGCCACTAAGTCATAAGCTGTGCGTCATGTCTCTTTTCACGCTAAGCCTTAGCCTATATTCTGACGCCTAAATTTTTGAAGAAGTAATAACACCATGACATCAACAAACACAATGCCACCAGCAGGAGTAATGCGCCGATTTGGTGCCTTGTTCTATGACGCCCTTATCGTAATTGCTATTGAAATGTTGGCGGCTGGCGTCATTGTCGCTCTGCTGCACGCTCTCATGGCTCTTGGCGTCTTTAACCATAGCGGTTATGCCGATGTTAGTGACTTCTTAACGAACCACCCAATCTGGAGCCCTGCATATACTTTCTACTTAGTCGTAGTTTGGGTGTACTTCTTTGTTTTCTTCTGGACAAGAGCAGGCCAAACGCTAGGAATGAGAGCTTGGAAACTGCGTGTTCAAAACAAAGATGGCTCAGCAATTACCGTAACCCAAGCGCTGATTCGCTTAGGAACCTCAGGATTTGGATTGGCAAACTTATGTGTTCCATTCGATCCTCAGAAGCGTGGCTTTCACGACATCTGGGCGAAGACTGAAGTAGTAGTGCTACCACAAGCACGATAACGCTATTAACCTCACTACAATCAAGATCAAAAAAGGAAGGCGTTATGCCTTCCTTTTTCTATTTACAGTTTCCGTCTCAAGAGCATGATGGCAATTCCGAGGAACACCACGCTCGGAGCGAGCGCCCCAAAGGCCGGTGGTATTTGATAAACCAAACTGACCGGGCCAAAGAACTCACTGGATATATAGAAAGTAAAACCTGCAATAACCCCCGATAGAATCCTTGCTCCCATAGTCACACTTCGCAATGGACCAAAGATAAACGACAGTGCCATCAACATCATGACCGCTATCGAGATAGGCTGAGTTATCTTTCTCCATAAAGCGAGTTCATAGCGTGATGCATCTTGCTCCGACGCTTTAAGGTAGGAAACATAATCATACAGTCCACTTAAAGAGAGCTCTTCTGGCTTAACCGTTACAATCGCAAGCTTATCTGGAGCAAGTGATGTCTTCCATGAGTATGTAGGTAGACTTTCTTTGGTAATTTGAATCTCATTTTCGAACGACGTGATCTCGACATCGTTCATTGTCCAAACGTTGTCTCCGACGTAATCCACTTCTTCAGAATATATCGCCGTCTTAAGTGCCTTATTTTCATCAAAGCGCCACATGTTCAAACCATATAACTTTTCATCGTCAATTTTGACAACGAATATAAAGTCATTAGCATCACGCGCCCATACCCCACTTTGGGTAGAGATGATATTACCACCAGCAATCGATATGGTTCTTAAGTCACGAGCCATCTTCTGTGCTTGAGGAGCTCCCCATTGACCAAGAAGAGTCACAACGATCATTAATGGAATAGCGGTTTTGAGTACCGATAGGCCAATATCTAACTTAGAGAAACCCGCAGCCTGCATCACCACTAGCTCAGAACTCGCAGCAAGCATACCCAGTCCAATCAATGCGCCAAGTAATGCGGCCATTGGAAAGAACATTTCGATATCACGAGGAACACTCAATAGAACGAAATACAGCGCTTGTAATAGATCATAAGTACCACGACCAACCTTTCTCAGCTGCTCTACGTACTTGATAATCCCAGAAAGACCAACAAACGTCACCAATACCAATGACGTAGTTGCGATGATGGTTCTGCCTATATATAAATCGAGAATCTTAAACACGGCTTAAGCTAACCTTTTATTCTTGAATTTTTCTTTCAAACGCCTTACTGGCACGCTATCCATAAAGTTTGCACCAATCGCGACAAATAACAATAACGCATTAATTGGCCACATGCCGACTACCGCAGGGATACTCCCCTCTTCAATCGAAGATTTAGTTGCACTGATTGCTAAGAAATAGGTTAGGTAAATTAGAATGGCTGGGCCAATTTTAGCGAAACGACCTTGTCGAGGGTTCACCGCAGACAGCGGCACAACAAGCATGGTCAACAATGGAATACAAAGCACCAATGAAATTCGCCACTGTAATTCCGCTTTCGCACTGTTTTCTGGGTTGCCAATCAGTTCGAGCGTAGGAATGGCCTCCCAATCTCGACCTTTTTTCTCGACCTCACGCTGACCAATTAAGCCTTCGTACTCTTCAAAGTGCGTCACCATATAATCAAGACGTGTCGGAATCCCTTCATGACGAGTACCATCATACATAACTATGACTTGGCGACCATCGCTGAGCTCTTTTACATCACCCGACTTAGAGAACATCACACTAGGCAATACCGAATCACGTGGGCGCATTTGAGCAACGAACACATTTTCTAACTTATTACCGTCGATATCATCAATGAAAACGACAGAAGAACCATCCGGCGTGCCTTCAAACTTACCTTTTGGCAGTAAATCAACACTGTTCTCTGCAGCCACCTCTTCATACATTTGCTCAACTTTGTCTTGCGACCAAGGAGATAACCAAAATGAGTTAAAAGCGGCAACAGAAGCGGTAATCAAAGCCAAATAAAGCGCAGATTGGATAAGGAATTTGTTACCAATACCCGTAGCGTTCATTACGACTATTTCACTTTCAGCGTAAAGGCGGCCAAAAGTAAGCAAAATACCAATATAGATACTGAGAGGAAGCATCAATAAGCCCATAGCTGGCATATTTAGACCAACAATCGACAATATGAGGCTCGCAGGAATATCACCATCAGAGGCGTCCGCTAAAACACTGATGAATTTTTGGCTGAGAAACACGAGAAAGAGAACAAAAAAGATCGCAAATTGGCTCTTGATTGTCTCGCGGATCAAATATCTAACAATAATCACGCTCAAATTACCTATACAAAACTTGTTTTTTTGATTGAATCACTATAATTTCCCGTTGAACCTTTTATTTTTTTAAATTTTTAGCTAAGTGTTAGCGTTCTTCTTTAAGGTTAGTTCCATTATAGGATCCAACAAGTAAGAACCCATTATCTAACATTTAGTTCGATTTGTCTTCAGGATGTAGGAGTACGCATGGAGTTCAGTGTAAAAAGTGGCAGCCCAGAGAAACAGCGCAGCGCATGTATCGTTGTCGGTGTATTCGAACCGCGCCGCCTTTCTCCAGTAGCCGAGCAATTAGATAAGATTAGCGATGGCTATATTAGTTCACTGCTTCGTCGCGGTGATCTAGAGGGTAAACCTGGCCAGATGCTGCTACTGCATCAAGTACCTGGTGTACTTTCAGAACGTGTTCTACTGGTAGGCTGTGGTAAAGAACGTGAGCTAGGCGAGCGTCAATACAAAGAAATTATCCAAAAAACCATCAGCACACTAAACGAAACAGGTTCTATGGAAGCGGTATGTTTCCTTACAGAGCTTCACGTTAAAGGTCGCGACACTTACTGGAAAGTTCGTCAAGCGGTAGAAGCGACTAAAGATGGTCTTTACACATTTGACCAATTTAAGAGCAACAAACCAGAGACTCGTCGCCCATTGCGTAAATTAGTATTCAACGTACCAACACGTCGCGAGCTAAGCCTTGGCGAAAAAGCGATCTCTCATGGTCTTGCTATTGCTTCAGGTGTGAAAGCATCTAAAGACCTTGGCAACATGCCACCGAACATCGCAAATCCTGCTTACCTAGCTTCTCAAGCTCGTCGTTTAGCTGACGATTATGAGACAGTAAAGACTAAGATCATCGGTGAAGAAGAAATGGAAAAGCTGGGTATGACTTCATACTTAGCAGTAGGCCGTGGCTCTAAGAACGAATCTATGATGTCTATCATGGAGTACAAAGGTGCTGCTGACCCAAATGCAAAACCTATCGTTCTAGTCGGTAAAGGTCTTACTTTCGATTCAGGCGGTATCTCACTTAAGCCTGGTGAAGGCATGGATGAGATGAAGTACGACATGTGTGGTGCTGCATCTGTATTCGGTACAATGAAAGCATTGGCGAAACTTAACTTGCCAATTAACGTTGTTGGTATTCTAGCAGGCTGTGAAAACATGCCGGGTAGCAATGCTTACCGCCCAGGTGACATTCTAACAACCATGTCAGGCCAAACAGTTGAAGTACTCAACACTGATGCTGAAGGTCGCTTGGTTCTATGTGATGCTCTAACCTACGTTGAGCGTTTTGAACCTGATTGTGTTGTTGACGTTGCAACACTAACTGGCGCATGTGTTATTGCTTTAGGTCACCACATCAGTGGCGTTCTATCAAACCACAACCCTCTTTCTCATGAACTTGTAAATGCTTCAGAGCAAGCAAGTGACCGTGCATGGCGTCTACCTATGGCAGACGAGTACCATGAGCAGCTAAACAGCCCGTTTGCTGATATGGCAAACATCGGTGGCCGCCCTGGCGGTACTATCACCGCAGGTTGTTTCCTGTCTAAATTCACTAAAAAGTACCACTGGGCTCACATCGACAGTGCAGGTACAGCGTGGAAGTCAGGTGCAGCGAAAGGCTCGACAGGTCGTCCTGTCTCAATGCTAGTCCAATTCTTATTGAACCGCAGCTGCCATGAGACTGAAGAGCAATCTTCAAAATAATGAAAAGGGCCTACGGGCCCTTTTTTAATAAGCGCTATTTGTTAGATCCTGTTAACCAAGTAACATTGATATCCACGATTTTCAGTTCGAGTGTTAAGTATGCAGACTGCTACGTTTTACATTGTGTCTCCAGACAGCCCGCAAGCCAGCGAGGAGGGTTTTGCTCACTATGTGTTGTTTCTTGCGCAGCATTTTGCAAAACAAGGCGCTAAACTTTATCTCAACTGTAACGATAAAGATCATGCTGAGCATATCGCTGAAGTTTTTTGGCAGGTAGAACCTACTGAGTTTATCGCCCACAACTTGGTTGGCGAAGGCCCAAAATATTCAACGAATATTGAGATAGGCCATCAAGGTGTCAAACCTAATTGGAACCGCCAATTGGTAATAAATCTGGCCGATAATCATACAACCTTTGCGAACGCCTTTGCTCAGGTGATAGACTTCGTTCCTTGCGAAGAAAAACCTAAGCAACTCGCTCGAGAAAGGTATAAAATTTACCGTCAGGCTGGATATCAGCTACAAACTATCGAGATTCAACATCCATAGTCAAACCTCATAGTTAAAGCTATCTTTGGATTTAGATTCAAGATGCTTCACTTATGAAGTTTGACCACGATTAACCATTCACAGTATCCGTTTAAGAGCACTATGGAAAAGACATACAACCCAACATCAATCGAACAAGCTCTGTATAAGACTTGGGAAGAGAAAGGCTACTTTAAGCCACACGGTGACACATCAAAAGAAGCTTACAGCATCATGATCCCGCCACCGAACGTCACTGGTAGCCTACACATGGGTCACGCGTTCCAAGATACGATCATGGATACGCTTATCCGTGCTCAACGTATGAAAGGCAAAAATACGCTTTGGCAAGTAGGTACTGACCACGCTGGTATCGCAACTCAAATGGTTGTTGAGCGTAAGATCGCTGCTGAAGAAGGCAAAACAAAACACGACTACGGCCGTGAAGCTTTCATCGACAAGATCTGGGAATGGAAAGGCGAATCAGGTGGCACGATCACTCAACAGCTTCGTCGTCTTGGTGCATCTGTAGATTGGGATCGTGAGCGATTCACTATGGATGATGGCCTATCGGCTGCAACTCAAGAAGTGTTTGTTCGTCTATACGAAGAAGATCTAATCTACCGTGGTAAGCGTCTAGTAAACTGGGATCCTAAACTGCACACTGCAATTTCTGATCTTGAAGTTGAAAACAAAGACAAAAAAGGTTTCATGTGGCACTTCCGTTACCCACTAGCGAATGGTGTTAAAACCGCTGACGGCAAAGACTACATCGTCGTTGCGACTACGCGTCCTGAAACCATGCTTGGTGATACTGGCGTTGCGGTTAACCCAGAAGATCCTCGCTACAAAGATCTTATCGGTAAAGAAATCCTGCTTCCTATCGTAAACCGTCTTATCCCTATCGTAGGAGATGAGCACGCTGACATGGATAAAGGTACGGGGTGTGTGAAGATCACGCCAGCTCATGACTTTAACGATTACGAAGTGGGCAAGCGCCATAGCCTACCAATGATCAACATCCTAACGTTCAACGGTGATATCCGTGATGCGGCTGAGATCTTCACAACTAACGGTGAAGAGAGCGATGTGTACTCAACAGATCTTCCAGCTAAATACCAAGGTATGGAGCGTTTTGCCGCTCGTCGTGCAACGGTTGCTGAATTTGAAGAACTAGGCCTACTTGAAGAAATCAAAGATCACGATCTAACCGTTCCTTACGGTGACCGTGGTGGCGTGGTTATCGAACCAATGCTGACTGACCAATGGTACGTGCGTACAGCGCCTCTTGCTGCTCCTGCTGTTAAAGCCGTTGAAGATGGTGAGATCCAATTCGTACCTAAGCAGTACGAAAACATGTACTTCGCGTGGATGCGTGACGTGCAAGACTGGTGTATCTCTCGTCAACTTTGGTGGGGTCACCGTATCCCAGCATGGTACGACAACGATGGTAAAGTTTACGTAGGTCGCACTGAAGAAGAAGTTCGTGAAAAGAACAACCTTTCACCGGTAATTGTTCTTAAGCAAGACAACGACGTTCTTGATACATGGTTCTCTTCTGCACTTTGGACGTTCGGCACACAAGGTTGGCCTGAAGACACTGAAGCAATGAAAACATTCCACCCATCAGAAGTACTAGTATCTGGTTTTGATATTATCTTCTTCTGGGTTGCTCGTATGATCATGATGACCATGCACTTCGTGAAAGACGAAGACGGCAAGGCTCAAGTACCTTTCAAAACCGTTTACATGACGGGCCTTATCCGTGATGAAAACGGCGACAAGATGTCTAAGTCGAAAGGTAACGTACTTGATCCAATTGATATGATTGACGGCATCGGCCTTGAAGAGCTAGTAGAGAAGCGTTGTGGCAACATGATGCAACCTAAACTGGCTGCTAAGATCGAAAAAGCAACACGTAAAACTTTCGAAGATGGTATCGAACCATACGGTACTGATGCACTACGTTTCACTCTTGCTGCTATGGCTTCAACTGGCCGTGACATCAACTGGGACATGAAGCGTCTTGAAGGTTACCGTAACTTCTGTAACAAACTATGGAACGCAAGCCGTTACGTATTGATGAATACAGAAGAGCACGACTGTGGCATGTCACTGTCTGTAGAAGACCGTGCAAACATGGAATTCTCTCTAGCTGATAAGTGGATTGAATCTCAGTTTGAAGTTGCTGCGAAAGAGTTTAATGCTCACCTAGACAACTACCGTCTAGACATGGCAGCAAACACGCTTTACGAATTCATCTGGAACCAATTCTGTGACTGGTACCTAGAGCTAACTAAACCTGTTCTTTGGAAAGGTACTGAAGCTCAACAACAAGCGACTCGTTACACGCTGATCACGGTTCTTGAGAAAACTCTGCGTCTTGCACACCCTGTTCTTCCTTACATCACTGAATCTATCTGGCAAAGCGTTAAGCCGCTAGTAGACGGCGTTGAAGGCGAGACAATCATGACTCAAGCGCTTCCTCAGTTTAATGAAGCTAACTTCAATGCTGAGATCGTTGACGATATCGAGTGGGTTAAAACTTTCATCACAGCTATCCGTAATCTACGTGCGGAATACGACATTGCCCCAAGCCAAGGCTTAGAAGTAATGATCAAAGTCGCTGATGAGAAAGATGCAGCTCGTATCGAAGCAAACAAGATCGTTCTTACTTCTCTAGCTAAGCTAGACGATATTAAAGTTCTAGCAGACGGCGAAGCAACTCCAGCTTGTGCAACTAAGTTAGTTGGCAAATCAGAGCTGATGATTCCAATGGCGGGTCTTATCGACAAAGATGCAGAGCTTGCTCGTCTAGATAAAGAAGTAGCGAAGACTCACGGTGAGATTAAGCGTATCGAAGGTAAGCTAGGTAACGAAGGTTTTGTTGCTAAAGCACCAGAAGCGGTTATCGCGAAAGAGCGTGAAAAGCTTGAAGGCTACCAAGAAACTCTTGTTAAGCTTGAAGAGCAAAAAGCGACAATCGCAGCTTTATAATCCATGCGATAGTTTTTAAGTAAGAAAAAGGGCAGATTATTATCTGCCCTTTTTATTGTCTAAAATTCGGTGCTAATTGTTTGATTAATATAAATTACAATTAGATAACAATGACTTATACATTAACACTAACCTTTTTCACTAAACAACTAATGTACGTCCCTCAATGATTCAATCCGTTCACCCAGTTCAGGATGAGAACTGAGCCATGTGGGTAGTTCAGCATGTCCATCAGAATCTTTTCCTAACAATTCAAACATCTCAATCATAGCTTGATTAGAACCATGCAGCTCGATCATCGAATAGGAAGCAAATGAATCCGCTTCTCGCTCTACATCTTGTGATTGACCATTATTTGCAACAAACACACCAAGACCAGTAAGGTTATCAATGATCCCAGAGCTTTCACCTGTCAAAGCCGCTACAGTTACTGACAACAAACTTGATCGAACCAACACCTTCATTACATGCTGGTGCTGAACATGTCCTAATTCATGTAACAAGATACTGTCTAGTTGCTCTTCCGCTGTAGTCAATCTAACGAGATCATCTAATACGATGATTGTCCCAGCACTCAGCGCAAAAGCATTGGCGCCAAGCTCTGAAGAACGAAAAGCCAACTGTACATCGCCTTCAATGCTCATTTTTTGCAACTGCCTTTCAAAGCGCTGTCGAATGTGGCGCTGTCGTTCTTCCGACAGAGTAGAACTCTCAAAGAACTGTTCATCTAAAGACTCTAAAACCTGATTTTCAACCAGTCTAGGCACCGAATCAGGTAGATAAGTGACTATTTGATGAGTTAACCACGGGATCCCATGAGTGAACATAGAAATAGTAAGTAACACGAGAACAACACTACTAACTAAGATAGCCGTGATGTTCTTCTCTAATTTACCTAAGAAATTATGTTTACCTCTGTCTCTCAAATAGATGTCCAGTTCATCACTTTCCTCCGTGATAAATTGCCATCCATCTGGGAATTTGAGCTTTGTTGGAGCGGATCCAACGCCTCGCATAATTTCAACACGTTCAAAATATGCAGAGACAATAGAGCCATCCACACTAAGGAGCAGTTTATCAGGATGAGAGGTATCTAAAATGGCCTCGCAGCGTTCAGAACTACGAGGCGGGTGTGCAACACCAGAGATCATTTAGCCAATACCAAGATCAACATTAAACGCTTGAGCTATTTCATCAGAAATAGCCGATTCCACATCAGACGGTTGGTCGTTTGCTATTAGTAAATCTAAATTGCCTTGTACATACGAATTCTCCGACAAGTAGTTCATCGTTCTTACCATCACCCATGGTCTAGCTAACCCGAGGGTAATCACTTGAAGCAAGAAGTTAGTTAATACTAAAAACATGTAGCCTTTTATCGTTAATGTCGAAGCAAAACTTAACGTTGAATCGGCCTCATTTTCTTTTCCTTCAAGCACTAACTCAGAAAAGGTGTAATTTCTAATTTTTACTTGAATGTAAGCAGCAATCGCAATACTCATAACAATGAAAGCAAAGTAGTAAGCAACTATCACTGAAGTCAAACTTCCGTTGTTAGTGATTTCGGATAACGATTCAGGGTTGGTGATCATACTGAAACCAACGGTACTGAAGAGAGCCAAGACGGCAACAATAGAGGCTACCAACCATGTAATCATACTGGTTAAGTATACTTTGAAATAAAAGCCATCTTGGTAATCAGCTTTAAACTGACGATCGCCATAGCGATAACCATTAGAAAAATAATTAGCGATACCGGCAAGTAGCCAGGATTGTAAATAAACATAAGAAGGTATGGATAGTAAAATGGCGATACCACCAGCAATCATGTTCATTTGCATAGTAAATATTATTGCCATGATTGCCGTAAATACGCCGACAGTCACAACAAGACCGCGCCCAAGAATTGCCCAGTAGGCTCCGGAAACAGTACCATTGAAAGAGAAGTGAACATTTCGAAAGCTTGTCATTGCAGAATCAAAACGAGCATTACTGCGAGATAACAATGGTAACAATGCAAAAAAAACCAGTAATAAAACCAATGCCACCTGAGGGGCAAACTGATTACTGACTCCCCAAGCGACGACACAAATCACCGCAATAATACGCCCTTTTAGGATCTGC encodes the following:
- a CDS encoding HD-GYP domain-containing protein translates to MGSIKITVDRIQPGLHIRLPVKWNEHPFLLNSFKIKDDAQVKVIRHLGIKHVYINPNQSDTSPLPANHVSGQDLDTDLQVSLEAERMWKDKHERIETLSSYRRRVSHCEKEFERSLARMRSVMTKIRNRPLDAVGEVKALVDDIVETLVSDDNVTLHLMNAKADFEDIYFHTLNVSVVALMIGKAKGYNTQQLKDLSFAALFHDVGKIKIPVAILRKQSALTVPEENYLKLHTKYGADIVSGIDDFPDSAKKVIAQHHEMNDGSGYPEGLKEQEIDEFAKIVAVANAFDNLCHGKTQSQQKIPYLALSHLYKNCKHLYSQDNLSLLVKFMGVYPPGTVVQLSNESIGIVISVNAKHMLYPNVLIYDPSVPRTQAPIIDLFTKEIKIVNAVHPSKLPEQVREYLNPRARLSYFFDNGE
- a CDS encoding VOC family protein; translated protein: MLTVTPYLFFDGRCNEALDFYHKCFGGVVLSKQLFSDAPQVIEGAQPDWIMHAEFEAFGMKLMMSDGVKAKELEGNNLALSLVTEDTATQEHIFEKLKQGGRIMTPLADTFWGARFGKVEDKFGIRWMVHCDSLS
- a CDS encoding RDD family protein, encoding MTSTNTMPPAGVMRRFGALFYDALIVIAIEMLAAGVIVALLHALMALGVFNHSGYADVSDFLTNHPIWSPAYTFYLVVVWVYFFVFFWTRAGQTLGMRAWKLRVQNKDGSAITVTQALIRLGTSGFGLANLCVPFDPQKRGFHDIWAKTEVVVLPQAR
- the lptG gene encoding LPS export ABC transporter permease LptG — its product is MFKILDLYIGRTIIATTSLVLVTFVGLSGIIKYVEQLRKVGRGTYDLLQALYFVLLSVPRDIEMFFPMAALLGALIGLGMLAASSELVVMQAAGFSKLDIGLSVLKTAIPLMIVVTLLGQWGAPQAQKMARDLRTISIAGGNIISTQSGVWARDANDFIFVVKIDDEKLYGLNMWRFDENKALKTAIYSEEVDYVGDNVWTMNDVEITSFENEIQITKESLPTYSWKTSLAPDKLAIVTVKPEELSLSGLYDYVSYLKASEQDASRYELALWRKITQPISIAVMMLMALSFIFGPLRSVTMGARILSGVIAGFTFYISSEFFGPVSLVYQIPPAFGALAPSVVFLGIAIMLLRRKL
- the lptF gene encoding LPS export ABC transporter permease LptF encodes the protein MIIVRYLIRETIKSQFAIFFVLFLVFLSQKFISVLADASDGDIPASLILSIVGLNMPAMGLLMLPLSIYIGILLTFGRLYAESEIVVMNATGIGNKFLIQSALYLALITASVAAFNSFWLSPWSQDKVEQMYEEVAAENSVDLLPKGKFEGTPDGSSVVFIDDIDGNKLENVFVAQMRPRDSVLPSVMFSKSGDVKELSDGRQVIVMYDGTRHEGIPTRLDYMVTHFEEYEGLIGQREVEKKGRDWEAIPTLELIGNPENSAKAELQWRISLVLCIPLLTMLVVPLSAVNPRQGRFAKIGPAILIYLTYFLAISATKSSIEEGSIPAVVGMWPINALLLFVAIGANFMDSVPVRRLKEKFKNKRLA
- the pepA gene encoding leucyl aminopeptidase; amino-acid sequence: MEFSVKSGSPEKQRSACIVVGVFEPRRLSPVAEQLDKISDGYISSLLRRGDLEGKPGQMLLLHQVPGVLSERVLLVGCGKERELGERQYKEIIQKTISTLNETGSMEAVCFLTELHVKGRDTYWKVRQAVEATKDGLYTFDQFKSNKPETRRPLRKLVFNVPTRRELSLGEKAISHGLAIASGVKASKDLGNMPPNIANPAYLASQARRLADDYETVKTKIIGEEEMEKLGMTSYLAVGRGSKNESMMSIMEYKGAADPNAKPIVLVGKGLTFDSGGISLKPGEGMDEMKYDMCGAASVFGTMKALAKLNLPINVVGILAGCENMPGSNAYRPGDILTTMSGQTVEVLNTDAEGRLVLCDALTYVERFEPDCVVDVATLTGACVIALGHHISGVLSNHNPLSHELVNASEQASDRAWRLPMADEYHEQLNSPFADMANIGGRPGGTITAGCFLSKFTKKYHWAHIDSAGTAWKSGAAKGSTGRPVSMLVQFLLNRSCHETEEQSSK